One stretch of Oncorhynchus keta strain PuntledgeMale-10-30-2019 chromosome 16, Oket_V2, whole genome shotgun sequence DNA includes these proteins:
- the LOC118395303 gene encoding 40S ribosomal protein S6, translating into MKLNISFPATGCQKLIEVDDERKLRTFYEKRMATEVAADPLGDEWKGYMVRISGGNDKQGFPMKQGVLTHGRVRLLLAKGHSCYRPRRTGERKRKSVRGCIVDANLSVLNLVIIKKGEKDIPGLTDSTVPRRLGPKRASKIRKLFNLAKEDDVRQYVVRRPLTKEGKKPRTKAPRIQRLVTPRVLQHKRRRIALKKQRTQKNKEEASEYAKLLAKRMKEAKEKRQEQIAKRRRLSSLRASTSKSESSQK; encoded by the exons ATGAAG CTGAATATCTCGTTTCCTGCCACTGGCTGTCAGAAGCTGATTGAAGTGGATGATGAGCGCAAGTTGCGAACCTTCTACGAGAAGCGTATGGCCACAGAGGTGGCTGCTGATCCCCTGGGAGATGAGTGGAAG GGCTACATGGTGCGCATCAGCGGAGGCAACGACAAGCAGGGCTTCCCCATGAAGCAGGGTGTGCTGACCCATGGCCGTGTGCGCTTGCTGCTTGCCAAGGGCCATTCCTGTTACCGCCCCCGTAGGACAGGAGAGCGCAAACGCAAGTCTGTCCGTGGCTGCATTGTTGATGCCAACCTCAGCGTGCTGAACTTGGTTATCATCAAGAAAG GTGAGAAGGACATCCCCGGCCTGACCGACAGCACTGTGCCCCGCCGCTTGGGACCCAAGAGGGCCAGCAAGATCCGCAAGCTCTTCAACCTGGCCAAGGAGGATGATGTCAGGCAGTATGTTGTGAGGAGACCCCTGACTAAAGAAG GTAAGAAGCCCAGGACCAAGGCTCCCAGGATCCAGAGGCTAGTGACACCCCGTGTGCTGCAGCACAAGCGCCGCCGCATTGCCCTTAAGAAACAGCGCACCCAGAAGAACAAGGAAGAGGCTTCCGAGTACGCGAAGCTGCTGGCCAAGAGGATGAAG GAGGCTAAGGAGAAGCGCCAGGAACAGATCGCTAAAAGGCGCCGTCTCTCCTCCCTTAGGGCATCCACATCCAAATCTGAGTCCAGCCAGAAGTGA